From a region of the Falco peregrinus isolate bFalPer1 chromosome 5, bFalPer1.pri, whole genome shotgun sequence genome:
- the MPND gene encoding MPN domain-containing protein isoform X2 — MAALVATSPGGDECLEEDEDELEPGLDEAEAEPEAGSGAKVAGDTRGAVLTRRGITLRVLLRDGLLEPARGVLSIYYLGKKFVGDLGADGTITWQETGQVFNSPSAWATHCKRLVNPAKKSGCGWASVRYKGQKLDQYKAAWLRKHQPNVPPAEESLASEGEEEEMPEDEEEEATREGRAPVPELAVTKKLEERSKKQQCKSLAEPAGTDHGPPAKRLESKPRVPVRYCTLGTRDSARSPQTLVEVTSFAAINKFQPFNVAISSNVLLLLDFHSHLTRSEVVGYLGGRWDTNTQLLTVLRAFPCRTRLGDAEAAGAVEEESLFLRGLSLVGWYHSHPFGPALPSLHDIDAQMDYQLKLQGSGNSFQPCLALICGPYYHGNPGVESKIAPFWVMPPPEQRPNDYGIPMDVEVAYIQDGFLTNDVLQEMTLLVEFYKGAPDLVKFQELWSQDQTYLDKLKGSLASRTPKDQSFTHVLEQIYSLLKLSS; from the exons ATGGCAG CGCTGGTGGCCACGTCCCCCGGCGGGGATGAGTGCCTGGAGGAGGATGAGGACGAGCTGGAGCCGGGGCTGGACGAGGCGGAGGCCGAGCCGGAGGCCGGGAGTGGGGCCAAGGTGGCAGGGGACACCCGGGGCGCCGTGCTCACCCGCCGCGGCATCACCCTCCGCGTCCTGCTCCGCGATGGGCTCCTCGAGCCGGCCCGTGGCGTCCTCTCCATCTACTACCTG GGCAAGAAGTTCGTGGGGGACCTGGGGGCGGACGGGACCATCACGTGGCAGGAGACGGGGCAGGTCTTCAACTCGCCCAGCGCCTGGGCCACCCACTGCAAGCGCCTGGTGAACCCCGCCAAGAAGTCGGGGTGCGGGTGGGCGTCCGTGCGCTACAAGGGCCAGAAGCTGGACCAGTACAAAGCCGCGTGGCTGCGCAAGCACCAGCCCAACGTGCCGCCTGCCGAGGAG AGCCTGGCCAGTGagggcgaggaggaggagatgcctgaggatgaagaggaggaggcgACGAGGGAGGGTCGGGCGCCTGTGCCGGAGCTGGCGGTTACCAAaaagctggaggagaggagcaAGAAACAACAATGCAAGAGCCTGGCGGAGCCGGCGGGGACGG ATCACGGCCCCCCGGCGAAGCGGTTGGAGAGCAAACCCCGGGTGCCCGTCCGCTACTGCACCCTGGGCACCCGTGACTCGGCCAG GAGCCCCCAGACCCTGGTGGAGGTGACATCGTTCGCCGCCATCAACAAGTTCCAGCCCTTCAACGTGGCCATTTCCAGCAACgtcctgctgctcctg GACTTCCATAGCCACCTGACGCGGAGCGAAGTGGTGGGCTACCTGGGGGGGCGGTGGGACACCAACACACAAT TGCTGACGGTGCTGCGAGCCTTCCCGTGCCGGACCCGCCTGGGCGATGCCGAAGCTGCCGGTGCCGTGGAGGAGGAG AGCCTGTTCCTGCGGGGGCTGTCACTGGTGGGCTGGTACCACAGCCACCCCTTCGGCCCCGCACTGCCCTCCCTGCACGACATTGACGCGCAGATGGATTACCAGCTCAAGCTGCAGGGCAGCGGCAAcagcttccagccctgcctggctctcATCTGCG GACCCTACTATCATGGCAACCCCGGCGTGGAGTCCAAAATCGCACCCTTCTGGGTGATGCCGCCGCCAGAG CAACGGCCCAACGACTACGGCATCCCCATGGACGTGGAGGTGGCTTACATCCAGGATGGATTCCTCACCAACGACGTCCTGCAGGAGATG acgCTGCTGGTGGAGTTTTATAAGGGAGCCCCCGACCTGGTGAAGTTCCAGGAGCTGTGGAGTCAGGATCAAACCTACCTGGACAAGCTAAAG GGCTCCCTGGCGTCCCGCACCCCCAAAGACCAGAGCTTCACCCACGTCCTGGAGCAGATCTACAGCCTCCTCAAGCtcagcagctga
- the MPND gene encoding MPN domain-containing protein isoform X1 has product MAALVATSPGGDECLEEDEDELEPGLDEAEAEPEAGSGAKVAGDTRGAVLTRRGITLRVLLRDGLLEPARGVLSIYYLGKKFVGDLGADGTITWQETGQVFNSPSAWATHCKRLVNPAKKSGCGWASVRYKGQKLDQYKAAWLRKHQPNVPPAEESLASEGEEEEMPEDEEEEATREGRAPVPELAVTKKLEERSKKQQCKSLAEPAGTDHGPPAKRLESKPRVPVRYCTLGTRDSARSPQTLVEVTSFAAINKFQPFNVAISSNVLLLLDFHSHLTRSEVVGYLGGRWDTNTQLLTVLRAFPCRTRLGDAEAAGAVEEEICQSLFLRGLSLVGWYHSHPFGPALPSLHDIDAQMDYQLKLQGSGNSFQPCLALICGPYYHGNPGVESKIAPFWVMPPPEQRPNDYGIPMDVEVAYIQDGFLTNDVLQEMTLLVEFYKGAPDLVKFQELWSQDQTYLDKLKGSLASRTPKDQSFTHVLEQIYSLLKLSS; this is encoded by the exons ATGGCAG CGCTGGTGGCCACGTCCCCCGGCGGGGATGAGTGCCTGGAGGAGGATGAGGACGAGCTGGAGCCGGGGCTGGACGAGGCGGAGGCCGAGCCGGAGGCCGGGAGTGGGGCCAAGGTGGCAGGGGACACCCGGGGCGCCGTGCTCACCCGCCGCGGCATCACCCTCCGCGTCCTGCTCCGCGATGGGCTCCTCGAGCCGGCCCGTGGCGTCCTCTCCATCTACTACCTG GGCAAGAAGTTCGTGGGGGACCTGGGGGCGGACGGGACCATCACGTGGCAGGAGACGGGGCAGGTCTTCAACTCGCCCAGCGCCTGGGCCACCCACTGCAAGCGCCTGGTGAACCCCGCCAAGAAGTCGGGGTGCGGGTGGGCGTCCGTGCGCTACAAGGGCCAGAAGCTGGACCAGTACAAAGCCGCGTGGCTGCGCAAGCACCAGCCCAACGTGCCGCCTGCCGAGGAG AGCCTGGCCAGTGagggcgaggaggaggagatgcctgaggatgaagaggaggaggcgACGAGGGAGGGTCGGGCGCCTGTGCCGGAGCTGGCGGTTACCAAaaagctggaggagaggagcaAGAAACAACAATGCAAGAGCCTGGCGGAGCCGGCGGGGACGG ATCACGGCCCCCCGGCGAAGCGGTTGGAGAGCAAACCCCGGGTGCCCGTCCGCTACTGCACCCTGGGCACCCGTGACTCGGCCAG GAGCCCCCAGACCCTGGTGGAGGTGACATCGTTCGCCGCCATCAACAAGTTCCAGCCCTTCAACGTGGCCATTTCCAGCAACgtcctgctgctcctg GACTTCCATAGCCACCTGACGCGGAGCGAAGTGGTGGGCTACCTGGGGGGGCGGTGGGACACCAACACACAAT TGCTGACGGTGCTGCGAGCCTTCCCGTGCCGGACCCGCCTGGGCGATGCCGAAGCTGCCGGTGCCGTGGAGGAGGAG ATCTGCCAGAGCCTGTTCCTGCGGGGGCTGTCACTGGTGGGCTGGTACCACAGCCACCCCTTCGGCCCCGCACTGCCCTCCCTGCACGACATTGACGCGCAGATGGATTACCAGCTCAAGCTGCAGGGCAGCGGCAAcagcttccagccctgcctggctctcATCTGCG GACCCTACTATCATGGCAACCCCGGCGTGGAGTCCAAAATCGCACCCTTCTGGGTGATGCCGCCGCCAGAG CAACGGCCCAACGACTACGGCATCCCCATGGACGTGGAGGTGGCTTACATCCAGGATGGATTCCTCACCAACGACGTCCTGCAGGAGATG acgCTGCTGGTGGAGTTTTATAAGGGAGCCCCCGACCTGGTGAAGTTCCAGGAGCTGTGGAGTCAGGATCAAACCTACCTGGACAAGCTAAAG GGCTCCCTGGCGTCCCGCACCCCCAAAGACCAGAGCTTCACCCACGTCCTGGAGCAGATCTACAGCCTCCTCAAGCtcagcagctga
- the MPND gene encoding MPN domain-containing protein isoform X3 encodes MAALVATSPGGDECLEEDEDELEPGLDEAEAEPEAGSGAKVAGDTRGAVLTRRGITLRVLLRDGLLEPARGVLSIYYLGKKFVGDLGADGTITWQETGQVFNSPSAWATHCKRLVNPAKKSGCGWASVRYKGQKLDQYKAAWLRKHQPNVPPAEESLASEGEEEEMPEDEEEEATREGRAPVPELAVTKKLEERSKKQQCKSLAEPAGTDHGPPAKRLESKPRVPVRYCTLGTRDSARSPQTLVEVTSFAAINKFQPFNVAISSNVLLLLDFHSHLTRSEVVGYLGGRWDTNTQLLTVLRAFPCRTRLGDAEAAGAVEEEICQSLFLRGLSLVGWYHSHPFGPALPSLHDIDAQMDYQLKLQGSGNSFQPCLALICGPYYHGNPGVESKIAPFWVMPPPEQRPNDYGIPMDVEVAYIQDGFLTNDVLQEMPQ; translated from the exons ATGGCAG CGCTGGTGGCCACGTCCCCCGGCGGGGATGAGTGCCTGGAGGAGGATGAGGACGAGCTGGAGCCGGGGCTGGACGAGGCGGAGGCCGAGCCGGAGGCCGGGAGTGGGGCCAAGGTGGCAGGGGACACCCGGGGCGCCGTGCTCACCCGCCGCGGCATCACCCTCCGCGTCCTGCTCCGCGATGGGCTCCTCGAGCCGGCCCGTGGCGTCCTCTCCATCTACTACCTG GGCAAGAAGTTCGTGGGGGACCTGGGGGCGGACGGGACCATCACGTGGCAGGAGACGGGGCAGGTCTTCAACTCGCCCAGCGCCTGGGCCACCCACTGCAAGCGCCTGGTGAACCCCGCCAAGAAGTCGGGGTGCGGGTGGGCGTCCGTGCGCTACAAGGGCCAGAAGCTGGACCAGTACAAAGCCGCGTGGCTGCGCAAGCACCAGCCCAACGTGCCGCCTGCCGAGGAG AGCCTGGCCAGTGagggcgaggaggaggagatgcctgaggatgaagaggaggaggcgACGAGGGAGGGTCGGGCGCCTGTGCCGGAGCTGGCGGTTACCAAaaagctggaggagaggagcaAGAAACAACAATGCAAGAGCCTGGCGGAGCCGGCGGGGACGG ATCACGGCCCCCCGGCGAAGCGGTTGGAGAGCAAACCCCGGGTGCCCGTCCGCTACTGCACCCTGGGCACCCGTGACTCGGCCAG GAGCCCCCAGACCCTGGTGGAGGTGACATCGTTCGCCGCCATCAACAAGTTCCAGCCCTTCAACGTGGCCATTTCCAGCAACgtcctgctgctcctg GACTTCCATAGCCACCTGACGCGGAGCGAAGTGGTGGGCTACCTGGGGGGGCGGTGGGACACCAACACACAAT TGCTGACGGTGCTGCGAGCCTTCCCGTGCCGGACCCGCCTGGGCGATGCCGAAGCTGCCGGTGCCGTGGAGGAGGAG ATCTGCCAGAGCCTGTTCCTGCGGGGGCTGTCACTGGTGGGCTGGTACCACAGCCACCCCTTCGGCCCCGCACTGCCCTCCCTGCACGACATTGACGCGCAGATGGATTACCAGCTCAAGCTGCAGGGCAGCGGCAAcagcttccagccctgcctggctctcATCTGCG GACCCTACTATCATGGCAACCCCGGCGTGGAGTCCAAAATCGCACCCTTCTGGGTGATGCCGCCGCCAGAG CAACGGCCCAACGACTACGGCATCCCCATGGACGTGGAGGTGGCTTACATCCAGGATGGATTCCTCACCAACGACGTCCTGCAGGAGATG CCCCAGTGA